The genomic window CCGTGGTTCGCCGTGTTCGCCGTGTGAACTCTTTCGTTGTGCCCGCCAAACCCACTGCGCCCGCCGTGCGACCGTGTGACCGAACTCTCCACCCGGCGCTTGTCTTTGTGGCCTGTGCGGTCGACGATCAAGTCATGAACCCCAGAACCACTGCCTTGGTCCTGATCGAGTACCAGAACGATTTCACGAGCCCCGGTGGAAAGCTGCACGACGCCGTTAAACCGGTCATGGAGGCCACCCACATGTTGCAGAACACCGTCGAAACCGTGCGGCAGGCCCGCGCCGCCGGCGTCACGATTGTGTACGTGCCGATCCATTTCGCGGCCGATTTCCGCGAACTCAGCCCCTCCCCTTACGGCATCCTTAAAGGCTGCAAGGACAGCCAAAGCTTTCAACAAGGCACCTGGGGCGCAGAAATCACCGACGTGCTCAAGCCGCAACCGGGCGACATCGTGGTCGAAGGAAAACGGGGCTTGTGCGGTTTTGCCAGCACCAACCTCGATTTTGTGCTGCGGATGCGCCAGATCGAGACGGTTGCGCTGGGCGGCTTTCTCACGAACTGCTGCGTCGAATCGACCATGCGCACGGCCTACGAATTAGGCTACAAGGTCGTGACCCTGAAAGATTGCGCGGCGACGGTCAGCGAGGAAGCCCATCGGAACGCGATTGAACACGATTTCCCGATGTTCTCGCATCCAATGGGCCACGACGAATTCGTGGCTTCGCTGCAGGCTTCGGAAACCAAGGTCCGGGAGCCGGAGCCCCAGGCGGTTTCGGCCTGAGGGGCCGAGCCGAGCCGTGTCTACCGGGAGCGACGCGGTGAGGTTCTCCGAGCGGGCGCGCCCCTCCAAAGGACGCGCTCTGCCCGGCATCCCTCATTCATCCCGGCCATGCGCCATCGCCGGCGGACTCGTCGCTTCGACGGCAGTAAATTTCTCGAGAATCTTGTAGGCGTGTTCCGAACCCTTGGGTACGACCCAGGAATCGCCCGGTTCGAGAAGGACCATTTGTCCCTCCAGGTGCAATTCGGCGCGCCCGGAAATGACGAATCCGACGGTTTCGTACTCGCGGCTGGTAGGGGTGCCTCCCTCGCCCGGTTCCTCGTTTTCCCAGAGTCGCATTGAGAGGTGGACGCCTGCGGCGAGGTATTTCTGTCCCATCCTGCCCCGGGGTGAATGCGATGCGTTTACCTTGGTGATACTTTTGTCGCCCATGTTCGGTTCTCCTGGCGGTGAAAGACGTTTCGGTGCGTTGGCGCCTGAGAACACCTCGTCCCGCGTCCCGCAAAGCGTCTTCGCCTAGGTACCTTCGCGTCGGAGGCACCGG from Verrucomicrobiota bacterium includes these protein-coding regions:
- a CDS encoding cysteine hydrolase — translated: MNPRTTALVLIEYQNDFTSPGGKLHDAVKPVMEATHMLQNTVETVRQARAAGVTIVYVPIHFAADFRELSPSPYGILKGCKDSQSFQQGTWGAEITDVLKPQPGDIVVEGKRGLCGFASTNLDFVLRMRQIETVALGGFLTNCCVESTMRTAYELGYKVVTLKDCAATVSEEAHRNAIEHDFPMFSHPMGHDEFVASLQASETKVREPEPQAVSA
- a CDS encoding cupin domain-containing protein; the protein is MGDKSITKVNASHSPRGRMGQKYLAAGVHLSMRLWENEEPGEGGTPTSREYETVGFVISGRAELHLEGQMVLLEPGDSWVVPKGSEHAYKILEKFTAVEATSPPAMAHGRDE